A region of the Anolis carolinensis isolate JA03-04 chromosome 1, rAnoCar3.1.pri, whole genome shotgun sequence genome:
GAAAGATTTAATAAGATTTCCAAAACCAGCTTTAATCCCTAGTGTAaggctgagtccccttcagggtgagaaggatgggatataaatgtggtaaataaaatgaataaaagtgTTCTTGGAACTTTTTGTAATGATAGATGAAGTAACAGTATTTTCCTGCTTTTCTGCATTTGAGTAAGTTCTGTATGCATTGTACATAGAAGGAAACAAATTCAGTTCACAAGAAGTCAAACCTTAAGAAATGAAATCCATACATATTTCCAGCTTTTGGTTTGCACTTAACATTTTAGTAACTGGAATTGTAAATAAGTGGCAGGGGTGCAAACTTCTTGAGTAAGAATTCTTTTATTCCTACAGCTCTATAGGCTAGCAGATTGGTTTGATGAAGACATGCTGACTAATGTTATACTACTACATCACCTATGATTCAGCTGTCCTGGCAAGCCCAACTATCATGCCACCACATATTTAAAACAGGATTTCTACCTCTTTTGCATGCTGTGTACACCATGGAGCCATAGACCACACATATGCTGTGCTAATGTCAATGCACATATACTGGCCAGTTTAAATGAAATGCTGGGGCCCTATCATTAGGCATTAATGTGGTAGGCAAGAACAGATGTCAAGAGGTAGTGACGGGTCAATATTCTAGCTTGATCATAACATTTCTGCATTGTCAGTCCACATACCTAATTCAtccatgagaacaaaggaatgttcTGTAGCATGTCGTAGCACACTGGAGGTCTCACTCAGCTCCACAAAGAATGTGCTTTCCCCTGGTGAAGGAAACACATTTGATAATAAGCATAATCCTTCCAAAGACCCTTAGTAGTCAAGCCCTCCTCTAGCTTATGGAAAATCCTATCAAGAAGCAGACCTCTTACTTCAATGGGAGCATAGTTTGGTGTGTCAGCCTCCTCAATGGGGTTTGGAACACATCATCACCAGCCAATAGGAGCCCTACTGTCTGACAGTAGCTGTaaggcacacatgcacattaggtccaagtgtctgggatttgtctctgaatatcgggctcttcccaagggcctaggatattagaggtatttttGTAGAATGTGCGCAGTTCCGAGAAGTGCTGCATTCTACAGCATGTGGATTGATATATCCAAATTAAGATTTTTCAAGTGTTTTTCAAGGTTTCTTGAAAGGCTTCCAAGAGCACCAAGCACTACTGATACCACTGTTGTTCTCTTTTGCCAGTCGTTTAATTTCAATTTGTACTGGTATTTCGTGATCTTTTCCAGCTGTTTGTCCTCTCCTCTACTGCAATGTCGATAAAAACACGTTTCTTTTCCACAAACGTTATATCTGATGTGTTGTGGCAGGTGTTTATCTGTTTGGATTCTAAAATCCTAGAGTTTTTGCTTCTTCGTTTTCCACAGTCTTTTCCGGCTTGTGCTTATACCAGGTTTTACTACAGGGTAGGTCATAGTTCTTGCAAAGGTTTCAGTGCACCATTGCTGCTATCCTGTTGTGacgttggacatcctgtgacagcaaccaccaagtttcacaagcaaaagattgtcagattgattcaggacaatcgttgtatcactcagagagaaatttcaagcataatcagcatttcacaagaatgtgtgggtcacatttttgctttgcttggctatcggaagatctgtgcacgatgggtactgtgagatgctggttacGGATACCGTGTAGACTTCTTctatgacggcttcagaaaacttgttcatcgttggcagaaatgtatccaattgtctggtgacgatgtggaaaagtgaatagtggtaattaaagagcacattctaaggattatttctgtgtttgttttattaaaatattcccatccaaacccaagtaacaaaggtagagggattacttttcattcaatcctcgtactATCCAGCTATGTGGCAATTCGTTGAATGCTTTCTTGCAATCAATCCAAACTACATGCAAgttagttttctttcttttgcaattCTCAAGGATTATTTTATCTGTCAGCAGTTGGTCTTTGGTTCCCCTGTGTTTCGTTCAGGAGGCAGAAAATTCTTCAATTCCAGATGGTCTTGTATTGCATCAGCTAATATGCCTATAAGCAGCTTGAAGGTTGTTGGTAGGCAAGTGATTGGCCTGTAATTGCTAGGAATAGCTCCcttttcagaatgtttgactGTTGTCATCCATTCTTCAATTTGGCCTGTTTGCAGTACTTGATTCGACTATCTGGTGATTCTTTCATGCAAGTTGGTTAGTTtcttgagccaaaatccatgtgGATCATCACTTTCTGGAGCAGTCCAGTTCTTCACCTTTTCAGGGAAAGTCAGCCCTTTAAATTTAGTGTTCTTTTGATCTATCTTCCCAGCCACACATGCTGCAAATAGCCAAACTGAAAATGCTAGTACCTTGAAATAATATATACATTAGGCAGCTGTACTGTAAAGACAAATGAATTTAATTATCACTATTCTCTAACAAATAATTAGAACTTATTACTAGCTCTTTTTAGGTTAAGGATGAATTTTTGAAGCTGATCCAGTTTGGAAAcaaaagcataataaattatatattgtattggtaAGAGTGCCCTGCTTTATCATTACTTTATAATAAAAACACCCCAAACTCACCTGACATAATTCTATCTGAAGCCCCTAATCTGGTGAAGACTCTATCAACAGGAGTGAGCCTGCAAGATTCAGCTGGCACAAAACATCCCAACTGGGCCATTATTACCAACAGTCCAGCCTGCAAAGCAACAAAGCCAACAGTCATTAGGACACTATCTTCACttaattatttcaaaaataagaaacACAAGAAAGAAATGCAGGTTCAGAATTCTTTATCCAAAACAATCCAAAATCATCTGCGAGGGTGGCTGAAATAGTGGCATCTGGGTTTTCCGATGAtacagtgtacacaaacttggtGTCCAAGGCATTGTTGGCATGGAGCACTTTGTTCGCTTTTCTCCTTATGGCAACTATCATTAGGATAAAGTAGGCAACATGTAGATTTCTAAAATTCTATGAAAAACAACCCATGTAATTTAAACACTGACTTCCACTGCATGCTTATTCCAACAAAATGCAGGTAGAACAGGGATATCTCATTAATTTTAGGTGTAGCcacattttaattgcatttctaAAAGCATTTCTCAACTGagccattttttttcttataacATATACCTGGAACATACctgctttctttaaaaacattgaTCTCTTTATCTGGAGAAGGGTCCAGAAGATCTTATATTTCCAACTATCTGAACCTGACTTATTTAACCTTTAGCCCTATTACTACTCCATTTACAGAGTCCAAATCAAAACAGCAATTACTCTAATTTACATGTTGCACCATAATATATCAACGTGGAGAGGAATATCTTAATCAGCTCAAAATTTGCAGCcagtttatgtttttttttttcgtgtcaggagcaacttgagtcacttctggagagaattggctgtctgcaaggacgttgcccaggggacgcccagatgttttgatgtttttaccatccttgtgggaggcttctctcatgtccctgcatggagctggagctgatagagggagctcatccgcactctccccgagtgtgatttgaacctggcagctttcaggtgagcaacccaaccttcaagtcacaaggctttagtccactatgccacctggggctccagtTTATATGGTTAAATGACTAGTTTGTTAAGAATGTAAAGTATGATGCATCATGCCTTGTTCTACAATCACCTGTCTCATGAGTGTAGACTTTCCTCCCATGTTCGGCCCAGTCACTAGAATGCATGGTGCCTTCGCCTCAGAGTTCCCCTTGACATCCTTTACCCCTATGAAGATATCATTTGGTATGAAGTCATccccaaaaaatgtttttgtgataCATGGATGGCGTGAATTTTCGAGCTCCAGAAATGGTGGTGTATTTTCATCTGGCAGCAAGATTATAGGTCGACACACGGGTCCGTCACATCCCTGACTATGATGGGCGAGGCACTGCAAGACATCTATGAAATCAAAATAAAAGACCAGTTAGTTAGGTTTTCTGATTCCTGGGTTCCTTCTTGTACAGCAGGTAGCTAGAAAACCAAATCCTGTATACAAAGCTCAATCTTAAATCTCAAAATATCTATTAATTGTTCTGCCCTCTAAGCCAAAAGAGGAATTCAAAGATTCTGTAGCAGTTAATACTGTTCCACTCAACTATACTAATATACATAAAGCACAACTGAAATTAATGATTGAAACATATTTAATTAGAAATAATTCCCAATTCTCTGGTCTAATAAAATTAAAGTGGAATGGTAAAATTCAAATTCCTATTGCCAAAACAGAATTctaacacatttaaaaaaaggaaactagCTCTATGCTGACCTATTACACATCTCCAGAAGTCAGACCAATATTTTACACCCATATGCAAATTGTATTTTCATGTCAGTGCTATTGCTTACATAGGGAATATCATGAAGATTAACAAATTGTTTTGTAATATGGACATTTCTTTTAAATAAGAAGTAGAAAAGTATCTGACTTGAAGCCATGCAATCCATGAGAAGGCAGTAGATGGGTAAGAATGCATAGTTTTTCTGCTTATTTCTTACATGCaacacatatctatctatctgtctatgtgTACATATGCACATGCTTGGATGGGAAATTGCCAAAAAAATGAAAGATGTGGTAGGTTGAATTGCAAAGGAAggcactggcaaaaccatctgatGACTCCTCgtttaagaaaaccttatgaaattcatgccCAACCTAGTCAACCTGAAGGCATACAAATcacacatgtgtatatatgtgtatttatcCTTTGTCATTTTGAACATTTCTTTTTTCAGCCCTGATGGATTAATATGGCTAAAGAGGTCCTTTCCTAGTGTTCTACATTCACAATACACACCAAGGAATTCTGCTGCAACAGCAATAGATGGGCATGCATTACCACAGTGATTTTGGCCAAAGAATCTTCTTCTGAGGAAGTAATCTATTTTTCAGGCACGCATTTAAGATTTAAAATTTTGTCACATATCTTAACTTTTTTATGTGGCCACAAACTACTAGGAAAGATTTATCTGTTACAGAGCACACCATACATTACACAAAACCACAGGGAAATTCAACACAACCTTAGAATACTAATCATTTCCCCAAGAGATAATGCTTCAGCCATTTTTTTAAGTGTCTGATTAAAACTGGATCAAACAAAATTGATTTTGGGGCCTCATTCCCTGCATGATGGTGGGGGGCTGGTGAGAATAGAGGGCCCTTGTGTAACCTTCCAACTCTTTTAAGATTTTATGGTTTATTCTACTGTTCACCAGTTTGCCATCCTTCCCATAATACACGTAAATATAAACAAGACACTAAAATAAATCAAGAGTGAAAAGCGGACTTGTTACATGCAACAATGGAAGAATGCATACCTAATACTGCAATGCAATCTACTGCTGCTTGCCAATCTCTGCTGTTTTTATCAAAGTCATAGAATAACCTTTTCATACAAGCTTTCTGTGCTGCATCCCTCCGCTCTTCAGCATTGACAATCTTGTTCAGCATCTTCTCTGTATCTTTGGTCCAGTAACGCTTGTACCCTTTTCTGCTTGACTTCAACACATAGTCATTAGGTAAATCCCGTGGAACTGCAGTTTCAGCAATCTCAATTTGATAACGATTTTTGCCTGCTCCCCAATACATCATGGCTCTGATCCCAAGCCTTTTGCGCTGCTCTTCCAAATACTGGCGAAGATATTCTTCAATATTAGTTATATCCTCTACAGCTTTATCATAGTCTGAGTCAAAGCCAGGTTTTGGATTAATTACACCAGTCTTACGTGCAGTAGTATGATCAAAGGCAGCATCCCACTTCTTAAGTTCCTCAGTTAGATCTGGGAAACAGCCTTCTGGGTTTTTAGATTTGAGTGTCACTGTCTGTCTCAATATTTTGGACGTAAAACTATCAACAACATCTTCCAAAATCGAGATTATTTCTACTACAACTTTAAATCCTTCTAATGCACTCAAAAAGTCAAGTATCTTCTTCTTGCTGTATCTGCCTTCCTCATACATAACGGCCCTGTTATCTGGGTGATTCGGGTTCTTAAGTGAAAAACCAATGCTGTGAATTTTGCTGAGAAGCCTCTCGAGGTCTGGGAGCTTTTTAAGATGGTCCCGAATTTCAGACACTCTGGCAGCTTCTGCCAAAAGATTTTCAACTGCATCCAGGCGGTCGTTGATGGCACAAGGATTACACAATGGTGCACAGAGCCACTGTTTCAGGAGCCTCTTTCCAAATGGTGTACAGCATGTGTCAATCCTTTCCAGCAATGTGCCTTCTGGTGAACCAGTGGCATTCTCCAATATTTCCAGGTTTGCTAGAGTCACGCCATCCAGCACCATCCTCTGGTTTGTTTTAGCAAAAATGCTACTAGTCTTTATTTCTTTTCCAATATCAATGTCCACAGGAACATATTCTTCAAATTTTGCCATTGATAAGATATCCTTGTCAATAATACATTTTTTAAGGTAGTAAATGCAACAACCAAGTGCTGACAAAGCAAGCTCACTGTTTTCCCCAGGAGTAAGTCCTAATGAGTCACTTTCTGCTGTCAtggatttgattactggaggCAGAACTACTCCACTATTTGGATTTTCCTTGTCCTGGAAGTAGTCTTCCTCAATGAGAGTTTTTAATGTTTTAGATGCCTTCCAGAACTGTGAGCCTGCAATCAAGCCTTCTTGTACAGAAGAAGGAAGTAAACTTTTCAATATCTTCTGTGTTTCTCCTGAGGGATTCCCCCGTTCAAAGAGGATCTGCACAGGAGGATAATGAGCCAAAAGAGTTCTAAGCCTCGAGCAATGGCGGTCATCCAGGAACTGTCCCAAATAGAACTTTCCAACTGTTGTATCAACGAAACATACTCCATAGGTATAATGGAGTCCAGCAGAATCATCACATTTTTCTTTTATGCAAAGGAGGTATTTGCTGTGGGTGTCTGAAAAGTCACCATCCAGAATACTGTAGGTCTGTGTCCCTTTAGAAATGATCCTGCATACTTCTCTGTGCACAACTCTATCATATTTTGTCGGGTGAGCCATGGATTTACAGCGTGCTTCCATCATCTCTGGAGTCTCCATCTGCTCAATACGAACAACTTTGTAACCTTTCTGAACTAGTGTATTGGAGAACCTGTCATAGGCTATTTCTGGGAAACCCGAGTGGGCCCAAGTGCCTTTCATGAATGCCAGTCCAAGCTTGCTAACCCCAACAACAGCATCCATGTGATACAATTCATAGAACTTTCCAACTTTATAAAAgagaacacaatcaaagtactggctcttcagctcccaccatttccGCATTCCTGGGGTACAGTTCTTAAGGTAGTCTTCTGGCACAAAAATAGTACTTGGGTCATAATCTGGATCATTCTGCCGTCTCCTATTAGCATCTTTCCTTTTACCATCTTTGAGCCACTCGATTTTATCATGTTCCCACACAGATGGACTAccatcttctcctcctccattAATATTTGGACGATAATCATAACAGTCAGGAGCTGCAAAAGATGCTAATTTATACATAATCTCACAGGAAAGATTAATTTCTCTGCTGGGAGTTTCAAGAATGTCATTTTTAGGAATTTCCTTTGGAGGAAGTCTGTATTCCTTTTCCTGTGTTGGTTTAATGAATGGTTTAGGAGAGACTTTAATATgacgtttttttttcttttctggatcAAACTCAGTGTCAGAAATTTCACTTTCACCTCTTCCAGGGCTATTTTCATCACTGCTCGCTTGATCAGGCTTAAACTCCATGTCTGAACCTTCATGATCACTATCTAAATCATTAAGCTTTCTCTTCTTGGCTTTTCCATGATGCTGTTGTCGTCCAACTGTTCTTTTATTTCTATGTTTTGCTCCCTTTGTTGCAGAAAATTCTTCACCCTCATCGCTCACCTAAGAAAGAGTGGAAGAAGGGCAACAACAAAAAGGTTTAAAATGCTGGCTGTAAATGAATATCTTCAGGCTGCAAGTTATACCACAGGCAAAAATTATCACTAGCTGCCTATATAAATGATAGATTAATACAAATCAAGTCCTGGCCATATTACCTTAAAATAGTCAGATCCAGGATTTTATGGCACAACTGCAGCTGGATTCAAGCATGGCAAACAGCATATTTAGTCTATTCTAACCCAATATTGTTGAACATCTGCCAGCAAAAAGGTGCACTTTAATATCTTTAATGGTGTTTATCACAGCTTTGAAAAAATTATCTAGAAATAACTTTAATAAAAACCAAGGCAGATATCCTGATTTTAAGCCAAAGATCAAATGAAATAGCATTGTCTTCATTGCCCACCTAAAACTTAAAAGAGTCTGACCTCCCTTGGGAGACAGATCTCAGGCTTCAGCCAGGTTCATATGAGAGGAGATGGCTGTTTAATTACCCTGGCCCcaagccatttcagactttgTAGGCCAAGATCACACTCTGGAATTAGGCTCAAGAAGTAAACAAGCCAGCACAGTTCTTGTTAAGACCATTGTTGTCATCTGTAAAATGAAATTTTAGAGATACCTCCATCTCATCTTCATCTTCCTCACTTTCTGAAGGTTTGTCACACACTGCCAGTTCAAGTCGTTCACTTTTATCTTTTTCCATAGCAGCATCTGCCAGTTCCATTGCTCTCTTAATCTCATATCTTGAACTGTAAAACATACCTCCCCTTTGGGTATCTCTGCCAGTAGAACCTGTAAGACAAAAGGAATGACAATTTAGAAAGCGAAACAAGGCCAGTCGGGATCACAATCTGCACTCTTAATGAACTAACATGCAAGAAACCCTACAATTTAAACACCCTGTCTCCTAAGAGTTGTTAACTATTGTTACTACTGTTCCTgggtggcttcaagtc
Encoded here:
- the msh6 gene encoding DNA mismatch repair protein Msh6; this encodes MSHQSSLLSFFPKSGRRRGSDSDDEEGAGSSSRPPRNKRGTANLPPAECDFCEFTPGDLVWAKLEGYPWWPSLVYKHPTDGTLFRGRGRASRIHVQFFDDDPSRGWVSLRYLRPYAGSTGRDTQRGGMFYSSRYEIKRAMELADAAMEKDKSERLELAVCDKPSESEEDEDEMEVSDEGEEFSATKGAKHRNKRTVGRQQHHGKAKKRKLNDLDSDHEGSDMEFKPDQASSDENSPGRGESEISDTEFDPEKKKKRHIKVSPKPFIKPTQEKEYRLPPKEIPKNDILETPSREINLSCEIMYKLASFAAPDCYDYRPNINGGGEDGSPSVWEHDKIEWLKDGKRKDANRRRQNDPDYDPSTIFVPEDYLKNCTPGMRKWWELKSQYFDCVLFYKVGKFYELYHMDAVVGVSKLGLAFMKGTWAHSGFPEIAYDRFSNTLVQKGYKVVRIEQMETPEMMEARCKSMAHPTKYDRVVHREVCRIISKGTQTYSILDGDFSDTHSKYLLCIKEKCDDSAGLHYTYGVCFVDTTVGKFYLGQFLDDRHCSRLRTLLAHYPPVQILFERGNPSGETQKILKSLLPSSVQEGLIAGSQFWKASKTLKTLIEEDYFQDKENPNSGVVLPPVIKSMTAESDSLGLTPGENSELALSALGCCIYYLKKCIIDKDILSMAKFEEYVPVDIDIGKEIKTSSIFAKTNQRMVLDGVTLANLEILENATGSPEGTLLERIDTCCTPFGKRLLKQWLCAPLCNPCAINDRLDAVENLLAEAARVSEIRDHLKKLPDLERLLSKIHSIGFSLKNPNHPDNRAVMYEEGRYSKKKILDFLSALEGFKVVVEIISILEDVVDSFTSKILRQTVTLKSKNPEGCFPDLTEELKKWDAAFDHTTARKTGVINPKPGFDSDYDKAVEDITNIEEYLRQYLEEQRKRLGIRAMMYWGAGKNRYQIEIAETAVPRDLPNDYVLKSSRKGYKRYWTKDTEKMLNKIVNAEERRDAAQKACMKRLFYDFDKNSRDWQAAVDCIAVLDVLQCLAHHSQGCDGPVCRPIILLPDENTPPFLELENSRHPCITKTFFGDDFIPNDIFIGVKDVKGNSEAKAPCILVTGPNMGGKSTLMRQAGLLVIMAQLGCFVPAESCRLTPVDRVFTRLGASDRIMSGESTFFVELSETSSVLRHATEHSFVLMDELGRGTATFDGTAIANAVVKELSENIRCRAMFSTHYHSLVEDYTRCPSVQLGHMACMVENESEDPSQETITFLYKFIKGACPKSYGFNAARLADIPEEVIQKGHKKAKEFERITHSLKAFRNLCRIADGAPLIKDDLKKSLLHV